One window of Solwaraspora sp. WMMA2056 genomic DNA carries:
- a CDS encoding FGGY-family carbohydrate kinase translates to MPAVPPQVLAIDLGTSGMKAALVAADGTVTGWAERPVPLRVLPGGGAEQDPQAWWAALIEVVAELGRAHPEHLRAVTTVCSSTQGEGTIAVDAAGEPLTQCITWLDMRGAAHLRRQFGGFPAYQGMSLRRIVRWLRLTGGMPSTTGKDPAAHMLLVRDTMPQVYARTATFLNALDWINLKLTGRTVATVDSILTSWVTDNRRPDRIRYSPALVADCGIDAAKLPPIVACTEVIGTLAPAAAAQLNLPASVQVVAGAIDNTAAAIGAGTTADNDPHLYLGTSSWIAAHVRRKKTDVAAQIASVPCAIGDRYLMTALQATAGANLTWLKDKIVEYDDPLVGAGHLSRDEPTIFDAFDAIIPTVPAGANGVLYMPWLYGERAPVDDPNLRAGFLNISLDTNRSDLLRAVFEGVALNTRWLSGAVDRFLGTPVGSLTITGGGARSAAWCQIFADVLGVEIARDLAPVAVNARGAGWIGAVGAGMLTFADIPGLLRVDQVFTPNAAHRSRYDEIFDIYCDLHRRLAPVYRRLHR, encoded by the coding sequence ATGCCGGCCGTCCCGCCGCAGGTGCTGGCGATCGATCTGGGCACCTCCGGGATGAAGGCCGCGCTGGTCGCCGCCGACGGTACGGTGACCGGCTGGGCCGAGCGCCCGGTGCCGCTGCGGGTGCTGCCCGGGGGTGGCGCCGAACAGGATCCGCAGGCGTGGTGGGCCGCGCTGATCGAGGTCGTCGCCGAGCTCGGTCGCGCCCACCCCGAGCACCTGCGGGCGGTCACCACGGTCTGCTCCTCCACCCAGGGTGAGGGCACCATCGCCGTGGACGCCGCCGGGGAGCCGTTGACGCAGTGCATCACCTGGCTGGACATGCGCGGCGCGGCACATCTGCGCCGCCAGTTCGGCGGCTTCCCGGCGTACCAGGGGATGTCGCTGCGGCGGATCGTCCGCTGGCTGCGGCTGACCGGCGGGATGCCTTCGACCACCGGCAAGGACCCGGCCGCGCACATGCTGCTGGTCCGCGACACCATGCCGCAGGTGTACGCGCGGACCGCGACGTTCCTCAACGCGCTGGACTGGATCAACCTCAAGCTGACCGGCCGCACCGTGGCCACCGTCGACTCGATCCTCACCTCCTGGGTGACCGACAACCGGCGGCCGGACCGGATCCGCTACTCCCCCGCGCTGGTCGCCGACTGCGGCATCGACGCCGCCAAGCTGCCGCCGATCGTGGCCTGCACCGAGGTGATCGGCACCCTGGCCCCGGCCGCCGCCGCACAGCTGAATCTGCCGGCGAGCGTGCAGGTGGTGGCCGGGGCGATCGACAACACCGCGGCGGCGATCGGCGCCGGCACCACCGCCGACAACGATCCGCACCTGTACCTGGGCACCTCGTCGTGGATCGCCGCGCACGTGCGCCGGAAGAAGACCGACGTGGCCGCGCAGATCGCCTCGGTGCCCTGCGCGATCGGCGACCGCTACCTGATGACCGCGCTGCAGGCCACCGCCGGGGCGAACCTGACCTGGCTCAAGGACAAGATCGTCGAGTACGACGATCCGCTGGTCGGCGCCGGCCACCTCAGCCGCGACGAGCCGACCATCTTCGACGCGTTCGACGCGATCATCCCGACCGTGCCAGCCGGCGCCAACGGGGTGCTCTACATGCCGTGGCTGTACGGCGAACGCGCCCCGGTCGACGACCCGAACCTGCGCGCCGGGTTCCTCAACATCTCGTTGGACACCAACCGCTCCGATCTGCTCCGGGCGGTTTTCGAGGGGGTCGCGTTGAACACCCGGTGGCTGTCCGGGGCCGTCGACCGGTTCCTCGGCACCCCGGTCGGCTCCCTGACGATCACCGGTGGTGGCGCCCGGTCGGCGGCGTGGTGCCAGATCTTCGCCGACGTGCTCGGCGTCGAGATCGCCCGGGATCTGGCCCCGGTGGCGGTCAACGCCCGCGGTGCCGGCTGGATCGGCGCGGTCGGCGCCGGGATGCTCACCTTCGCCGACATCCCGGGGCTGCTGCGCGTCGACCAGGTCTTCACCCCGAACGCCGCGCACCGCAGCCGCTACGACGAGATCTTCGACATCTACTGTGACCTGCACCGGCGGCTGGCACCGGTGTACCGGCGGCTGCACCGCTGA
- a CDS encoding aminotransferase class III-fold pyridoxal phosphate-dependent enzyme: protein MTKRRADRAAGATVVRRRFQARMKDDTANPEATVTQHRTSRQHVVDMCRTMLDRGYLKATEGNVSVRVPGHRLYAVTPSNYDYDRMRVEDICLVDFDGTHVPDGTGGDLAPSIEAGMHANIYRQRPDVNAIVHTHQPYASALAFLRKPIPALTDEQVRFLGREVAIVDYAPSGTGFLARNVQKKVASGDNAFIIANHGVVALGTDPDRAVFNMALLEKVSIAYLLALTSEAGKVYTIPTAIREIAFTKLRSDEKRIAAQITESVPPVRVPVEEQLPSADAAAAEIAAAGPPAADTTTVETPGSESARLGYAITEYLDVDDTMRRLKALVAQPLRGLRHDAMLDVLGYFNDRCRASKEITDRAKKRIPGGVQHNLAFNYPFPLAIDVADGAYLTDRDGNTYIDFLQAGGPTILGSNYGPVNEQVAAVVKESGPVTGLFHEYELKLAEIIHRYMPHVEMYRSLGSGTEAVMAAVRGARAFTGKHMVIKVGGAYHGWSDTMVYGLRVPGTYRMNAKGIPFGATANTREAFPHDLGQLRRKLIENRVRGGTAAVIVEPLGPESGTRPVPHDFNAKVRALCDEFGALLVFDEVVTGFRTGLGGAAGYFGVTPDLTVFGKAVSGGYPMAGGVGGRSDVMAVFGSGLDGRSGAHIQVGGTLSANPLSCAAGYFAIAEMARTNAPVIAGRAGDRLTRGLQRLIDRYGLPYVAYNQGSIVHLECSGVMLLDMRNPIKLLKENKARKRLMEQIGAAYTAHGIITLAGSRMYTSMADTDEVIDTALERFDQVFAQVEGV, encoded by the coding sequence ACGGTGGTCCGCCGCCGGTTCCAGGCGAGGATGAAGGACGACACCGCGAACCCGGAGGCCACCGTGACGCAGCACCGCACCTCCCGCCAACACGTCGTCGACATGTGCCGGACCATGCTCGACCGGGGCTACCTGAAGGCCACCGAGGGCAACGTGTCGGTGCGGGTGCCCGGCCACCGGCTCTACGCGGTCACGCCGAGCAACTACGACTACGACCGGATGCGGGTGGAGGACATCTGCCTGGTCGACTTCGACGGTACGCACGTGCCCGACGGCACCGGCGGCGACCTCGCGCCGTCGATCGAGGCCGGGATGCACGCCAACATCTACCGGCAGCGCCCGGACGTCAACGCGATCGTGCACACCCACCAGCCGTACGCCTCGGCCCTGGCCTTCCTGCGTAAACCGATCCCGGCGCTCACCGACGAGCAGGTCCGCTTCCTCGGCCGGGAGGTGGCGATCGTCGACTACGCCCCGTCCGGCACCGGTTTCCTCGCCCGCAACGTGCAGAAGAAGGTCGCCTCCGGCGACAACGCGTTCATCATCGCCAACCACGGCGTCGTCGCGCTGGGCACCGACCCGGACCGCGCGGTGTTCAACATGGCACTGCTGGAGAAGGTCTCGATCGCCTACCTGCTGGCGCTGACCAGCGAAGCCGGCAAGGTCTACACCATCCCGACGGCGATCCGGGAGATCGCCTTCACCAAGCTGCGCAGCGACGAGAAGCGCATCGCCGCGCAGATCACCGAGTCGGTGCCGCCGGTGCGGGTACCGGTCGAGGAGCAGCTACCCAGCGCCGACGCGGCCGCGGCCGAGATCGCCGCGGCCGGCCCGCCGGCCGCCGACACGACCACCGTCGAGACACCGGGCAGCGAGTCCGCGCGACTCGGCTACGCGATCACCGAGTACCTCGACGTCGACGACACGATGCGCCGGCTCAAGGCCCTGGTCGCCCAACCGCTGCGCGGGCTGCGTCACGACGCGATGCTCGATGTGCTCGGCTACTTCAACGACCGTTGCCGGGCCAGCAAGGAGATCACCGACCGGGCGAAGAAGCGGATCCCTGGCGGAGTGCAGCACAACCTGGCCTTCAACTACCCGTTCCCGTTGGCGATCGACGTGGCCGACGGCGCCTACCTGACCGACCGCGACGGCAACACCTACATCGACTTCCTGCAGGCCGGCGGCCCGACGATCCTGGGCAGCAACTACGGCCCGGTCAACGAACAGGTCGCGGCGGTGGTGAAGGAGTCGGGGCCGGTCACCGGGCTGTTCCACGAGTACGAGCTGAAGCTCGCCGAGATCATCCACCGGTACATGCCGCACGTGGAGATGTACCGGTCGCTCGGCTCGGGCACCGAGGCGGTGATGGCGGCGGTCCGCGGTGCCCGCGCCTTCACCGGCAAGCACATGGTGATCAAGGTCGGCGGCGCGTACCACGGCTGGTCCGACACGATGGTGTACGGGCTGCGGGTGCCGGGCACCTACCGGATGAACGCCAAGGGCATCCCGTTCGGCGCCACCGCCAACACCCGCGAGGCGTTCCCGCACGACCTCGGCCAACTGCGCCGCAAACTGATCGAGAACCGGGTACGCGGCGGCACGGCGGCGGTGATCGTCGAACCGCTAGGCCCCGAGTCCGGCACCCGCCCGGTGCCGCACGACTTCAACGCCAAGGTCCGCGCGCTGTGCGACGAGTTCGGCGCGCTGCTCGTCTTCGACGAGGTGGTCACCGGATTCCGGACCGGCCTGGGCGGCGCGGCCGGCTACTTCGGTGTCACCCCCGATCTGACCGTGTTCGGCAAGGCGGTCTCCGGCGGTTACCCGATGGCCGGCGGCGTCGGCGGCCGGTCCGACGTGATGGCGGTCTTCGGCTCCGGACTCGACGGGCGCAGCGGCGCGCACATCCAGGTCGGTGGCACCCTGTCGGCGAATCCGCTGTCCTGCGCGGCCGGCTACTTCGCCATCGCCGAGATGGCCCGGACGAACGCCCCGGTGATCGCCGGACGGGCCGGCGACCGGCTCACCCGGGGACTGCAACGGTTGATCGACAGGTACGGGCTGCCGTACGTGGCGTACAACCAGGGGTCGATCGTGCACCTGGAGTGCAGTGGCGTGATGCTGCTGGACATGCGCAACCCGATCAAGCTGCTGAAGGAGAACAAGGCCCGCAAGCGGCTGATGGAGCAGATCGGGGCGGCGTACACCGCGCACGGGATCATCACCCTGGCCGGCTCCCGGATGTACACCTCGATGGCCGACACCGACGAGGTGATCGACACCGCACTGGAGCGTTTCGACCAGGTGTTCGCACAGGTAGAAGGGGTCTGA